One Streptomyces sp. B21-105 genomic region harbors:
- a CDS encoding IclR family transcriptional regulator, protein MAMVDTASAEPHVPPDQPRSPAPPFQLPPNPGVPEQPHPAATLIGSVQRAMRLLESVAEHTYGAPAKQLARETGLALPTAYHLLRTLVHEGYLRRDKGLFFLGEAAERLGSSGAAQKRRSTVADTLAQWRDSIGVPVYYARYRDGEIEIMCVSDTPGNPAVEEWADFRETGHAHAIGQCLLSQLDEDTRRDHLRRYPAQSITPYTVRDNHALLRRLERMRRMDPVLERQEYALGTVCAAIPITVGTTAATMAISLPAHHADRLLPAARELQNEVGRLLGSLAISISI, encoded by the coding sequence TTGGCCATGGTTGACACCGCATCCGCAGAGCCGCACGTGCCTCCCGACCAGCCGCGCTCCCCGGCACCTCCCTTCCAACTCCCCCCTAACCCCGGGGTTCCCGAGCAGCCGCATCCGGCGGCCACCCTGATCGGCTCTGTACAGCGAGCCATGCGGCTGCTGGAATCCGTCGCCGAGCACACATACGGAGCCCCGGCCAAGCAGCTGGCCCGGGAGACCGGTCTGGCGCTGCCCACGGCCTACCACCTGCTGCGCACCCTGGTGCACGAGGGCTATCTGCGCCGGGACAAGGGACTGTTCTTCCTCGGCGAGGCCGCTGAGCGGCTCGGCAGCAGCGGAGCGGCGCAGAAACGTCGCAGCACGGTTGCCGACACTCTCGCGCAGTGGCGCGATTCGATCGGTGTGCCCGTGTACTACGCCCGCTACCGAGACGGCGAGATCGAGATCATGTGCGTCTCGGACACCCCGGGAAATCCGGCGGTGGAGGAATGGGCCGACTTCCGCGAGACCGGACACGCGCACGCCATCGGCCAGTGCCTTCTGTCCCAGCTGGACGAGGACACCCGCCGCGACCACCTGCGCCGCTACCCGGCGCAGTCCATCACCCCCTACACCGTGCGGGACAACCACGCACTGCTGCGGCGCCTGGAACGCATGCGGCGCATGGACCCCGTTCTGGAGCGGCAGGAGTACGCGCTGGGCACGGTCTGCGCCGCCATTCCGATCACCGTGGGCACCACGGCAGCCACCATGGCGATCTCCCTTCCCGCCCATCACGCCGATCGGCTGCTGCCCGCGGCCCGGGAGTTGCAGAACGAGGTGGGGCGACTGTTGGGATCACTCGCGATCTCTATCAGTATCTGA
- a CDS encoding DUF5326 family protein has protein sequence MQEIFSGLPWWVKWVAVPVIALVVFGGLIASVVGFVIGLLFKLLVFVALVGGLIYVVRKFLSSSSSRRDW, from the coding sequence ATGCAAGAGATCTTCTCGGGACTGCCGTGGTGGGTGAAGTGGGTCGCGGTGCCGGTCATCGCCCTGGTCGTGTTCGGCGGGCTGATAGCCAGCGTCGTCGGGTTCGTGATCGGCCTGCTCTTCAAGCTGCTGGTCTTCGTGGCGCTGGTCGGCGGACTGATCTACGTGGTGCGGAAGTTCCTGTCGAGTTCCTCGTCGCGCCGCGACTGGTGA
- a CDS encoding cupin domain-containing protein — protein MKAFRLDELEAERAANDGAYLQFLRERNMSVGLYALDAGTHDPQNPHNQDEVYFVVSGRASITVGLETTQVARGSVVYVPAGVAHKFHHISEDLRVLVVFSPPEG, from the coding sequence ATGAAGGCATTCCGGTTGGATGAACTGGAGGCGGAACGCGCCGCCAATGACGGGGCCTACCTGCAGTTTCTGCGCGAACGGAACATGTCGGTCGGGCTGTACGCGCTCGATGCGGGCACGCATGATCCACAGAACCCGCACAACCAGGACGAGGTGTACTTCGTTGTGAGCGGACGAGCGTCGATCACCGTCGGCCTGGAGACCACACAGGTCGCCCGCGGCAGCGTGGTGTACGTCCCGGCGGGTGTCGCTCACAAGTTCCATCACATCAGCGAGGACCTGCGAGTCCTCGTAGTGTTCTCGCCGCCGGAGGGCTGA
- a CDS encoding phage holin family protein translates to MKNFVVKTIANAGALAVAVWLLDKITLTGDSTGKKIGTLLVVALLFGLVNSVVKPIVKVLTFPLFILTLGLITLVVNALMLLLTSWLADKFDLSFHVEGFWTAVLGGLIISVVSWALNVVLPDGD, encoded by the coding sequence ATGAAGAATTTCGTAGTCAAGACGATCGCCAACGCAGGTGCCCTGGCGGTCGCCGTCTGGCTGCTCGACAAGATCACCCTGACCGGTGACAGCACGGGCAAGAAGATCGGCACCCTCCTCGTCGTCGCCTTGCTCTTCGGCCTGGTGAACTCCGTGGTCAAGCCGATAGTGAAGGTACTGACCTTCCCTCTGTTCATTCTCACGCTCGGTCTGATCACCCTGGTGGTCAACGCCCTGATGCTGCTGCTCACCTCATGGCTGGCCGACAAGTTCGACCTGAGTTTCCACGTGGAGGGTTTCTGGACCGCGGTTCTGGGCGGCCTGATCATCTCGGTCGTGTCCTGGGCGCTCAACGTCGTCCTGCCGGACGGGGACTGA
- a CDS encoding low molecular weight protein-tyrosine-phosphatase: MTYRVCFVCTGNICRSPMAEAVFRARVAESGLEGLVEVDSAGTGDWHAGENADARALAVLEGHGYALDHTARRFEPSWFARLDLVIALDCGHLRALRGLAPTPEDAAKVRLLRSYARPKAGRLPGAASPAASDPADPADGDLDVPDPYYGGLEGFEECLEMVEEASNGLLAAVRDDVEGQ; encoded by the coding sequence ATGACCTACCGTGTCTGTTTCGTCTGCACCGGCAACATCTGTCGCTCGCCGATGGCCGAGGCGGTCTTCCGCGCGCGAGTGGCGGAGTCCGGCCTCGAGGGACTGGTCGAGGTCGACAGCGCAGGCACGGGTGACTGGCACGCGGGCGAGAACGCCGACGCGCGTGCCCTCGCCGTCCTGGAAGGGCACGGATACGCCCTCGACCACACGGCCCGGCGATTCGAGCCGTCCTGGTTCGCCCGCCTCGACCTGGTGATCGCCTTGGACTGCGGCCATCTCAGGGCCCTACGCGGGCTGGCTCCCACGCCGGAGGACGCAGCGAAGGTACGGCTGCTGCGGTCCTATGCCCGCCCGAAGGCCGGACGTCTCCCGGGGGCCGCCTCACCCGCTGCGTCCGACCCGGCCGACCCGGCTGACGGCGACCTCGACGTCCCCGACCCCTACTACGGGGGTCTGGAAGGCTTCGAGGAGTGCCTTGAGATGGTGGAGGAGGCGAGCAACGGTCTGCTCGCCGCCGTACGGGACGATGTGGAAGGCCAGTGA
- a CDS encoding cystathionine gamma-lyase yields MNGFAANGGPSGGDGEGTRAVRAGLPEPVKYEPTLPGPVFAAHFHLPGEPTGPYTYGRDENPTWTRLEDAIGELEAPGQDGVETLVFASGMAAISSVLFSQLRAGDAVVLPDDGYQALPLARAQLEAFGIEVRTAPTGGNAQLARLDGAKLLWIESPSNPGLEVCDIGRLVEAAHARGVLVAVDNTLATPLGQRPLALGADFSVASGTKQLTGHGDVLLGYVTGRGGRPMTAVRHWRKIVGAIPGPMEAWLAHRSIATLQLRVDRQSAGALAVAEALRGRPEVSGLRYPGLPDDPSHKVASQQMRRYGCVVSFTLPTRARAERFLEALRLVDEATSFGGVRSTAERRGRWGGDAVPEGFVRLSVGAEDVEDLVADVLRALEESAE; encoded by the coding sequence ATGAACGGTTTCGCTGCGAACGGGGGCCCTTCGGGGGGCGACGGCGAGGGCACCCGCGCGGTGCGGGCCGGGCTGCCCGAGCCGGTGAAGTACGAGCCGACCCTCCCCGGTCCGGTGTTCGCAGCCCACTTCCACCTGCCGGGCGAGCCCACGGGTCCCTACACCTACGGACGCGACGAGAACCCGACGTGGACCCGCCTGGAGGACGCCATCGGCGAGCTCGAGGCGCCGGGGCAGGACGGCGTCGAGACGCTCGTCTTCGCCTCCGGCATGGCCGCGATCTCCTCGGTGCTCTTCTCTCAGTTGCGCGCCGGCGACGCCGTCGTGCTGCCCGATGACGGCTACCAGGCACTGCCTTTGGCGCGTGCACAACTGGAGGCGTTCGGCATCGAGGTGCGGACCGCGCCGACGGGCGGCAACGCACAACTCGCCCGCCTCGACGGTGCGAAGCTGCTGTGGATCGAGTCCCCGTCGAACCCCGGGCTCGAGGTGTGCGACATCGGCCGGCTGGTCGAGGCGGCACACGCGCGCGGCGTGCTGGTGGCCGTCGACAACACGCTCGCCACCCCGCTCGGCCAGCGCCCGCTGGCGCTGGGCGCCGACTTCTCGGTGGCCAGCGGCACCAAGCAGCTCACGGGGCACGGCGATGTCCTTCTCGGCTACGTCACCGGGCGTGGCGGCCGGCCGATGACGGCCGTACGGCACTGGCGCAAGATCGTGGGGGCGATTCCCGGGCCCATGGAGGCGTGGCTCGCCCACCGATCGATCGCTACCTTGCAGCTGCGGGTGGACCGGCAGAGCGCCGGCGCTCTGGCCGTGGCCGAGGCTCTGCGGGGGAGGCCCGAGGTGAGCGGACTGCGCTATCCAGGACTGCCGGACGACCCCTCGCACAAGGTCGCCTCGCAGCAGATGCGCCGCTATGGGTGCGTGGTCTCCTTCACGCTGCCCACGCGCGCGCGTGCCGAGCGTTTCCTCGAGGCCCTGCGCCTGGTGGACGAGGCGACGAGCTTCGGCGGGGTCCGCTCCACCGCGGAGCGGCGCGGACGCTGGGGCGGGGACGCGGTACCGGAGGGGTTCGTCCGGCTGTCCGTGGGCGCCGAGGACGTCGAGGACCTCGTGGCGGACGTGCTGCGTGCGCTGGAAGAGTCGGCGGAATGA